A genomic window from Algoriphagus sp. Y33 includes:
- a CDS encoding DegT/DnrJ/EryC1/StrS aminotransferase family protein yields MAFKTPLSFPVFEGNENSYTQEVINSGSIATSGRFLDRFELELADKLKVHPLVALNSCTSALHLSMILLGVGPGDEVICQSFTFCASANPIMYLGARPVFVDSERDSWNLCPELLEDAILNKISKGRKPKAIVVVHLFGMPAKMNEIMEISKKYEIPVLEDAAEAVGSLYRGQSCGALGQIGVFSFNANKIITGGGGGGALVCQDSDALHRSKYLSTQARENIHYYKHKDIGYNYRMNNLTAGIALAQLEQLDGFVAKRRAVNQRYRSLLKDIPGIEFQSDSEETSSNFWLTAILIDKERTGFSNDELRIELFNHGIETRFLWKPLHTQPVFNSYMYYGGGVAAGFFERGLCLPSSVSLTMEDQEMIAEIIQEKLIKTAT; encoded by the coding sequence ATGGCTTTTAAGACTCCCTTATCATTTCCCGTTTTTGAAGGCAATGAAAATTCATATACCCAGGAGGTGATAAACTCCGGATCTATAGCTACGAGCGGAAGATTTTTAGATAGATTCGAACTGGAGCTAGCTGATAAATTAAAAGTTCATCCACTTGTAGCACTGAATTCATGCACCTCAGCACTGCATCTGTCTATGATACTTCTGGGTGTGGGGCCCGGAGATGAAGTTATATGCCAGTCATTTACTTTCTGCGCCTCTGCCAATCCTATTATGTATCTTGGAGCCAGACCTGTTTTTGTTGACAGTGAGAGGGATAGTTGGAATTTGTGCCCGGAGTTATTGGAGGATGCCATCCTAAATAAGATTTCAAAGGGAAGAAAGCCTAAGGCGATCGTAGTTGTCCATCTATTCGGAATGCCTGCGAAAATGAATGAGATAATGGAGATCTCAAAAAAATATGAAATCCCTGTCTTGGAAGATGCGGCTGAAGCTGTCGGTAGTTTATATAGGGGCCAATCCTGCGGGGCTTTGGGACAAATCGGTGTTTTTTCTTTCAACGCAAACAAAATAATCACCGGTGGAGGCGGAGGGGGAGCTCTGGTGTGCCAAGACAGTGATGCCCTTCATCGTTCCAAATATCTGTCTACTCAGGCAAGGGAAAATATCCACTATTACAAGCATAAAGACATAGGTTATAATTATAGAATGAATAACCTCACGGCAGGGATTGCATTGGCTCAATTGGAGCAACTGGATGGATTTGTAGCCAAAAGAAGAGCTGTAAATCAAAGATACCGCAGCTTATTAAAAGACATTCCCGGAATCGAATTTCAAAGTGATTCGGAAGAGACTTCTTCGAATTTCTGGCTTACGGCTATTTTGATTGACAAAGAGAGAACGGGGTTTTCCAATGATGAGCTGAGAATAGAGCTTTTCAATCACGGTATAGAAACCAGGTTTCTTTGGAAACCTTTACATACCCAGCCTGTATTTAATTCATACATGTACTATGGTGGGGGAGTTGCCGCCGGTTTTTTTGAAAGGGGACTTTGTCTTCCAAGTTCTGTAAGCCTTACAATGGAAGACCAGGAGATGATTGCGGAGATTATACAGGAGAAATTAATAAAAACTGCTACTTAA
- a CDS encoding glycosyltransferase family 4 protein, which yields MFFLLATITAFTVGFLITPILITFLKRMRLGDTPGGRKIHKVFIPSMGGVSFVAAVTVALAIWGGQYPLPDIRYLLGAICIMFVVGFRDDLVEMKATHKILGQLIAVILVIGASDIRIKDFHGFLGIGELNLYVSYLFSAFTLLALTNAFNLIDGLDGLAGTIASIVFSFLGAWFLYHDLDSYALISFTFLGGILAFLAFNWHPARIFMGDTGSLTLGFTMGALILAFMERNEALPAGSAWKFAPSFSAGVALMMFPLYDMGRVFMRRISQGKGPMTPDRSHVHHFLMRMGLRHDKVTLLLASLQFAFIALVFVFKDFSDNIVLPIITVTAIVLGLRLDSITLKYVRKKVAVQPRVLEIKGLSSKQKAELKLKTKEFMDSKLNLN from the coding sequence ATGTTTTTTTTATTAGCCACAATTACTGCCTTTACGGTGGGTTTTTTGATAACCCCCATCCTGATCACGTTTCTAAAAAGAATGAGGTTGGGGGATACTCCAGGAGGCAGAAAAATCCATAAGGTTTTTATCCCATCAATGGGAGGAGTAAGTTTTGTGGCAGCAGTGACGGTAGCCTTGGCTATTTGGGGGGGACAATATCCTCTTCCTGATATCAGATACCTTCTCGGTGCTATCTGTATCATGTTTGTGGTAGGCTTTAGGGATGATTTGGTGGAGATGAAGGCCACTCACAAAATCCTTGGTCAACTCATCGCAGTCATCTTGGTTATAGGTGCTTCTGACATCAGAATTAAAGATTTTCATGGTTTTCTGGGCATTGGAGAACTTAATCTTTATGTCAGCTACCTCTTTTCCGCTTTTACGTTATTAGCCCTGACAAATGCATTTAATCTGATAGACGGGTTGGATGGGTTGGCCGGAACTATTGCGTCAATTGTGTTTTCCTTCCTCGGTGCTTGGTTTTTGTATCATGATTTGGATAGTTATGCGTTGATCAGCTTTACTTTCTTGGGGGGCATATTGGCTTTTCTGGCCTTTAATTGGCATCCCGCCCGGATTTTTATGGGAGATACCGGCTCCCTGACTTTGGGTTTTACGATGGGAGCATTGATTCTTGCTTTTATGGAGAGGAATGAAGCCTTGCCTGCTGGCAGTGCATGGAAATTCGCCCCTTCATTTTCTGCCGGAGTGGCTCTGATGATGTTTCCTCTTTACGATATGGGACGGGTCTTCATGCGTAGAATATCCCAAGGTAAAGGGCCTATGACCCCTGATAGGTCACATGTGCATCATTTTCTGATGAGAATGGGGTTGAGGCACGATAAGGTTACTTTGCTATTAGCTTCACTACAGTTTGCGTTTATAGCACTGGTTTTTGTTTTTAAAGATTTTTCTGACAACATAGTTCTACCCATCATCACGGTAACGGCCATTGTTTTGGGACTTAGACTTGATTCGATTACATTAAAATATGTAAGGAAAAAAGTAGCTGTACAGCCTAGGGTATTAGAAATCAAAGGGCTGTCTAGCAAGCAAAAAGCCGAGTTGAAGCTTAAAACTAAGGAATTTATGGATTCAAAACTAAACTTGAATTAG
- a CDS encoding sugar transferase, giving the protein MTNYLRNKIGSFELYVNSREQFQEGNESIVSSKLNWVNLTLKRFIDLFCSIGLMLVIGWWLFPIIAILIKLDSPGPVFFKQQREGIYNSTFRCYKFRSMVVNKDADLKMATKNDPRVTRVGKFLRKSSLDELPQVLNVIYGNMSLVGPRPHILAQNDAHAAEIEGYKNRHLVKPGITGLAQSRGYRGETSESNSMYFRYKLDMYYIKTWSPMLDLQIIWMTAKAIITGHENAF; this is encoded by the coding sequence ATGACCAACTATTTACGAAATAAGATTGGGAGTTTCGAATTGTACGTTAATTCCCGAGAGCAATTTCAAGAGGGAAATGAATCCATTGTATCCAGCAAGCTGAACTGGGTGAATCTGACGCTTAAAAGATTCATCGATTTATTCTGTTCAATCGGCTTAATGCTCGTAATTGGCTGGTGGTTGTTTCCAATTATTGCAATTCTGATCAAATTGGATTCTCCTGGACCTGTATTCTTTAAGCAGCAAAGAGAGGGAATTTATAACTCTACCTTCAGATGCTACAAGTTCCGCTCCATGGTAGTGAATAAGGATGCAGACCTCAAGATGGCAACCAAAAATGATCCCCGTGTAACCCGCGTAGGCAAATTCCTACGAAAGTCCAGTTTGGATGAGCTTCCACAGGTATTGAATGTAATCTATGGCAATATGTCTTTGGTAGGCCCAAGACCACATATTTTAGCCCAGAATGATGCACATGCCGCAGAAATTGAAGGGTATAAAAACCGTCATTTAGTAAAACCGGGGATCACAGGTCTAGCCCAATCCAGAGGATATAGAGGTGAAACGAGCGAATCGAATTCTATGTATTTCAGGTATAAGTTGGATATGTATTATATCAAGACATGGAGTCCAATGCTTGACTTGCAGATTATTTGGATGACTGCTAAAGCGATTATCACAGGGCATGAAAATGCTTTTTGA
- a CDS encoding sugar transferase, translating into MTTNYLLQKFGPSELYVESNALFNEQNESIVSEDMNWINLTFKRFLDLFCAIGFMLVIGWWLFPIIAILIKLDSKGPVFFKQEREGIYNSRFNCYKFRSMVVNDEANVKMATKNDPRITRVGKILRKTSLDELPQILNVIYGNMSIVGPRPHILVQNDAHSQEIDGFKNRHLVKPGITGLAQARGYRGETNASNSIYFRYKLDMYYIKTWNPRLDLKIIWMTAKSIITGHENAF; encoded by the coding sequence ATGACAACAAATTATTTACTCCAAAAATTTGGGCCTAGTGAATTGTACGTAGAGTCCAACGCTTTATTCAATGAACAGAATGAATCCATTGTATCAGAAGATATGAATTGGATAAATTTGACATTTAAGAGATTTCTTGATTTATTCTGCGCTATTGGGTTTATGCTGGTAATCGGCTGGTGGTTGTTTCCGATCATTGCCATTTTGATCAAATTGGATTCAAAGGGGCCTGTATTCTTTAAGCAGGAAAGAGAGGGTATCTATAATTCCAGATTCAACTGCTACAAGTTTAGATCTATGGTGGTCAACGACGAAGCTAACGTGAAGATGGCTACCAAAAATGATCCTAGGATTACAAGAGTGGGAAAGATTCTAAGAAAGACAAGTTTGGACGAACTACCCCAAATTCTGAATGTGATTTATGGCAATATGTCCATAGTCGGACCCCGCCCACATATTTTGGTACAGAATGATGCGCATTCACAAGAAATTGATGGATTTAAAAATAGACACCTGGTAAAGCCGGGAATCACTGGACTGGCTCAGGCAAGGGGTTATAGAGGAGAAACCAATGCATCGAATTCCATCTATTTTCGCTACAAACTGGATATGTATTACATCAAAACATGGAATCCGAGGTTGGATCTTAAGATCATATGGATGACAGCCAAATCGATTATCACAGGACATGAAAATGCTTTTTGA